A window of Nodularia sp. LEGE 06071 contains these coding sequences:
- a CDS encoding patatin-like phospholipase family protein, translating to MPFRILSLDGGGIRGVIGATMLAAIEKKLNQPLNKSFDLIAGTSTGSILAAGIAAGLTSKEIIEIYKDNGSIIFPYKSRFSLQRLPLLLKYGLSAPKYSDDGLAKVLRDTLGQTKLLDISDPLLLIVAYDTITRESIVFKSWREDPSYGNVPLWEACLCSSSAPTFFPAHKLDKRINGTAQCATGDTITLCEQGSSINNIYNDAQIRITSGAGQGQTRSIKKYEGTKRRALINSPWENIPDHTSSYSIKSIYSAIDGAVAANNPSSCAVAEALRLGHKIEDISVLSIGTGNLTRIIPFEKAQSWGLIQWAQPIISVLLDASSNVNEYITNKIIQERVLRLQFKLDRELTGKPLNDDIDDVSQENINNLIEAAEVYIQQPQMQAALDRFLQYNQ from the coding sequence ATGCCTTTTAGGATTTTAAGTTTAGATGGCGGGGGTATTCGCGGAGTAATTGGCGCAACGATGCTGGCTGCTATCGAGAAGAAGCTTAATCAGCCTTTGAATAAGTCCTTTGATTTAATTGCTGGAACTTCCACAGGGTCAATTTTAGCAGCTGGGATCGCGGCGGGACTCACTAGCAAAGAAATTATTGAAATATATAAAGACAATGGCTCCATTATCTTTCCCTACAAAAGTCGTTTTTCATTGCAGAGACTTCCTTTATTACTGAAGTATGGTTTATCAGCTCCCAAATATTCAGATGATGGTTTGGCAAAAGTCCTCAGAGATACTCTAGGACAGACAAAACTATTAGATATTAGCGATCCGTTACTATTAATTGTTGCTTACGATACCATTACCAGAGAGTCCATAGTATTTAAAAGCTGGCGTGAAGATCCATCTTATGGCAATGTGCCTTTATGGGAAGCCTGTCTTTGTTCGTCTTCGGCTCCAACTTTTTTTCCGGCACATAAACTAGACAAAAGAATCAATGGCACAGCCCAATGTGCTACTGGAGATACTATCACATTATGTGAGCAAGGATCTTCAATTAATAATATATATAACGATGCACAAATTAGAATCACCAGTGGGGCGGGGCAAGGTCAAACTCGATCTATCAAAAAGTATGAAGGCACAAAAAGACGAGCTTTGATCAATTCCCCTTGGGAAAATATTCCCGATCATACCTCTAGTTATTCAATTAAAAGTATCTACTCGGCAATTGATGGTGCTGTTGCTGCTAATAACCCTTCTAGCTGTGCAGTTGCTGAAGCCCTAAGATTAGGGCATAAAATTGAAGATATTAGCGTCCTTTCCATAGGGACTGGCAACCTCACGCGAATCATACCATTTGAAAAAGCGCAAAGCTGGGGTCTTATACAATGGGCGCAGCCGATCATCAGTGTATTGTTAGATGCTTCTTCAAATGTTAATGAGTACATCACTAATAAAATCATTCAAGAGCGGGTTTTACGGTTGCAATTCAAGCTGGATCGGGAGTTAACAGGTAAACCCTTAAATGATGATATTGATGATGTGAGTCAAGAGAATATCAATAATTTAATTGAGGCGGCAGAAGTTTATATTCAACAACCACAAATGCAAGCTGCTTTGGATAGATTTTTACAATATAACCAATAG
- the folB gene encoding dihydroneopterin aldolase, with protein sequence MDCIHLTDIRCYGYTGYLPEEQVLGQWFEVDVKLWLDISTAAKTDAIEDTLDYRSVISSIQNLVKTAKFALLERLVGAIADSILQECDRVTQVQVIVSKPAAPIPDFGGRISIELTRTKSNL encoded by the coding sequence ATGGATTGCATTCATTTAACCGATATTCGCTGCTACGGCTACACTGGGTATCTACCAGAAGAACAGGTATTAGGGCAATGGTTTGAGGTGGACGTGAAGTTATGGTTAGATATCTCCACAGCTGCCAAGACTGACGCAATTGAAGATACTCTAGATTATCGCAGCGTTATTAGCTCAATACAAAATCTCGTGAAAACAGCTAAGTTTGCTTTGCTGGAAAGGTTAGTGGGTGCGATCGCTGATTCTATCCTGCAAGAGTGCGATCGCGTCACACAAGTCCAAGTCATTGTCAGTAAACCAGCCGCACCTATTCCAGATTTTGGCGGACGAATTAGTATTGAACTCACTAGAACTAAGTCTAACCTCTAA
- the menD gene encoding 2-succinyl-5-enolpyruvyl-6-hydroxy-3-cyclohexene-1-carboxylic-acid synthase, whose translation MFDLIPFAYRNVNQLWAYILTETLKRLGLNCVVICPGSRSTPLVVAFVQQIPDIEAVSILDERSAAFFALGRAKATGLPVALVCTSGTAAANFYPAMIEAKESRVPLLVLTSDRPQELRNCHSGQTIDQVKLYGNYPNWQAELAVPSPDMTMLGYLRQTIIYAWERCQMPTQGPVHLNIPFADPLAPIAIGIDLSDLQSQFHPEDFFAGITATNPIPQSLFPIPQEWLKSQRGIIIAGVAQPPAAEKYCQAIARLSQTLNWPVLAEGLSPVRNYADLNPYLISTYDIILRNQQIAQELTPEIVIQIGEMPTSKELRNWLSTTQPQRWIIDSSHENLDPLHGKTTHLRISVEEIDNWEIGNGKKGLYLEKWCELEAKVRKNIDETWDNIDELIESKAAWLISQILPPGTPLFISNSMPVRDVEYFWKPNNLGVKPYFNRGANGIDGTLSTALGTAHHQQSSVMLTGDLALLHDTNGFLIRNKFIGHLTIVLINNNGGGIFEMLPIAKFDPPFEEFFATPQDIDFAQLCATYNVQHELISSWEQLKEKLQLLPKTGIRVLELRTNRKVDAKWRKDNLDKFGANIAG comes from the coding sequence ATGTTCGATTTAATACCATTTGCCTATAGAAATGTTAATCAACTGTGGGCTTATATCTTGACGGAGACACTCAAGCGCCTGGGATTGAATTGTGTGGTCATTTGTCCTGGTTCACGTTCGACACCTTTAGTAGTCGCCTTTGTCCAACAAATACCCGATATTGAAGCCGTTTCTATTCTCGATGAGCGTTCAGCCGCCTTTTTTGCCTTGGGAAGAGCCAAAGCCACCGGGCTTCCTGTGGCGCTGGTTTGCACCTCTGGAACAGCAGCAGCGAATTTTTACCCCGCGATGATTGAAGCCAAAGAAAGTCGCGTACCACTGTTAGTGTTAACCAGCGATCGACCACAAGAATTGCGAAATTGCCATTCTGGGCAAACCATAGACCAAGTTAAATTATATGGTAATTACCCAAACTGGCAAGCAGAGTTAGCTGTACCCTCTCCAGACATGACAATGCTAGGTTATCTGCGGCAAACGATCATTTATGCTTGGGAGCGCTGTCAAATGCCGACACAGGGGCCAGTGCATTTAAATATTCCCTTTGCTGATCCCCTTGCACCCATTGCCATTGGAATTGATTTGAGCGATTTACAGTCACAGTTCCACCCAGAAGACTTTTTTGCAGGTATAACAGCTACTAACCCTATTCCCCAGTCGCTATTCCCCATTCCCCAAGAGTGGTTAAAATCTCAGCGCGGAATCATCATCGCCGGTGTAGCCCAACCCCCAGCAGCAGAGAAATATTGTCAAGCGATCGCGCGTCTGTCCCAAACACTCAACTGGCCTGTTTTAGCTGAGGGACTGTCCCCGGTGAGAAATTATGCTGACCTCAACCCCTACTTAATTTCCACCTACGACATCATTCTACGCAATCAGCAAATTGCCCAAGAATTAACACCAGAAATAGTAATTCAGATCGGCGAAATGCCCACCAGTAAAGAACTGCGTAACTGGCTATCTACTACGCAACCCCAACGCTGGATAATCGATAGTAGCCATGAAAATTTAGACCCTTTGCATGGAAAAACCACACATTTAAGGATATCGGTGGAAGAGATCGACAACTGGGAAATTGGGAATGGTAAAAAGGGGCTTTATTTAGAAAAATGGTGTGAACTTGAAGCAAAAGTCAGAAAAAATATTGATGAAACTTGGGATAATATAGACGAATTAATTGAAAGTAAAGCCGCTTGGTTAATTTCGCAAATTCTCCCACCCGGAACACCATTATTTATTTCTAATAGTATGCCGGTGCGGGATGTAGAATATTTCTGGAAACCGAATAATTTAGGGGTGAAACCTTATTTTAACCGAGGAGCAAATGGGATAGATGGTACACTTTCCACCGCTTTAGGTACTGCACATCATCAGCAAAGTAGTGTGATGTTAACGGGAGATTTAGCCTTGTTACATGATACCAACGGGTTTTTAATTAGGAATAAATTTATTGGACATCTCACAATTGTTCTAATTAATAACAATGGTGGGGGTATTTTTGAAATGTTACCCATTGCCAAATTTGACCCACCCTTTGAAGAGTTTTTTGCCACGCCCCAGGATATTGATTTTGCTCAGTTATGCGCTACATATAATGTGCAGCATGAGTTGATTAGTTCTTGGGAACAGTTAAAAGAAAAGTTGCAGCTGTTACCCAAGACTGGTATCAGGGTTTTAGAACTCAGGACAAATAGAAAAGTAGATGCTAAATGGAGAAAAGATAATTTAGATAAGTTTGGAGCGAATATTGCAGGTTGA
- a CDS encoding DUF2887 domain-containing protein — protein sequence MRRDSIFYQLFKQFPGLLFEFVDEPPPEADKYQFESVEVKETAFRIDGVFLPPDDAVSKTVFFAEVQFQKDDDLYHRFFSELFLFLYRHSIRYDDWFGVIIFPDRSIEPSNSSIHRALLESGQVRRVYLDELGKVQEQPLGLGLMLLTTIPEAEAIEAARFLLKQAQQQSEQAIIDLVTTIIVYKFTNLSREEISAMLGLNLEEPRAIRDAKQEGERTIVLRQLKRQLGNIPDALLSQIHGLSMEQLEALGDALLDFSSVADLSGWLQS from the coding sequence ATGCGGCGAGACTCTATCTTTTATCAATTATTTAAGCAATTTCCGGGCTTGCTGTTTGAGTTTGTAGACGAACCGCCCCCAGAAGCGGATAAATACCAATTTGAATCGGTTGAGGTGAAAGAAACGGCGTTTAGGATAGATGGGGTGTTTCTACCTCCTGATGATGCAGTTTCCAAGACGGTCTTTTTTGCTGAGGTGCAGTTTCAGAAAGACGATGATCTATATCACCGCTTCTTTTCTGAGTTGTTTTTGTTTCTCTATCGGCATTCTATCCGTTACGATGATTGGTTTGGGGTAATAATTTTTCCTGATCGCAGTATTGAACCTTCAAACTCAAGCATTCATCGCGCTTTGCTGGAAAGCGGACAAGTACGACGGGTATATTTAGACGAGTTGGGGAAGGTACAAGAGCAACCTTTGGGTTTGGGTTTGATGTTGCTGACTACGATTCCTGAAGCAGAAGCAATAGAAGCAGCGCGGTTTTTGCTGAAGCAAGCACAGCAACAATCGGAACAGGCGATAATAGATTTAGTGACGACGATTATTGTCTACAAGTTTACTAACCTGAGTCGAGAGGAGATTTCAGCGATGTTGGGACTGAATTTGGAAGAGCCGAGGGCTATACGGGACGCAAAGCAAGAAGGAGAAAGAACTATAGTTTTACGACAATTAAAGCGCCAATTGGGTAATATACCTGATGCGCTTCTATCCCAGATTCACGGGTTGTCGATGGAACAGTTGGAAGCTTTAGGTGATGCGTTGTTGGATTTCTCTAGTGTTGCGGATTTATCAGGGTGGTTGCAAAGCTGA
- the menB gene encoding 1,4-dihydroxy-2-naphthoyl-CoA synthase, with the protein MTQINWEIVKNYEDILYHKADGIAKITINRPHKRNAFRPKTVFELYEAFCDAREDTTIGVVLFTGAGPHTDGKYAFCSGGDQSVRGKAGYVDDAGIPRLNVLDLQRLIRSMPKVVIALVAGYAIGGGHVLHLICDLTIAADNAIFGQTGPKVGSFDGGFGASYLARVVGQKKAREIWFLCRQYNAQQALDMGLVNSIVPVEQLEAEGIQWAQEILEKSPIAIRCLKAAFNADCDGQAGLQELAGNATLLYYMTEEGSEGKQAFLEKRPPNFRTFPWLP; encoded by the coding sequence ATGACGCAAATCAACTGGGAAATTGTCAAAAATTACGAAGACATCCTCTATCACAAAGCTGATGGCATCGCTAAAATCACTATTAACCGTCCCCATAAACGCAATGCATTCCGTCCTAAAACTGTCTTTGAACTATACGAAGCTTTCTGTGATGCTCGTGAAGATACGACCATTGGCGTAGTTCTATTTACTGGCGCAGGCCCCCACACTGATGGTAAATACGCTTTCTGTTCTGGTGGAGATCAAAGTGTCCGCGGAAAGGCTGGTTATGTTGACGATGCGGGAATTCCCCGCTTAAACGTGTTGGACTTGCAACGCCTAATTCGTTCCATGCCGAAAGTAGTCATTGCTTTAGTCGCTGGGTATGCAATTGGTGGCGGACACGTCCTGCACCTGATTTGTGACCTCACCATTGCCGCCGATAATGCTATTTTCGGACAGACTGGCCCCAAAGTCGGCAGTTTTGATGGTGGTTTTGGCGCAAGTTATCTCGCCCGTGTGGTGGGACAAAAAAAGGCGCGAGAAATTTGGTTTCTCTGCCGCCAATATAATGCCCAACAAGCTCTAGATATGGGTTTAGTAAATTCTATTGTCCCTGTAGAACAGCTAGAAGCCGAAGGTATACAATGGGCGCAAGAAATTTTAGAAAAAAGTCCCATTGCAATTCGGTGTCTGAAAGCAGCATTCAACGCTGATTGTGACGGACAAGCTGGTTTACAAGAACTCGCCGGCAACGCCACTCTACTGTATTACATGACAGAAGAGGGTTCTGAGGGAAAACAAGCCTTTCTAGAAAAACGTCCCCCGAATTTTCGCACCTTTCCTTGGCTACCTTAA
- a CDS encoding DUF721 domain-containing protein yields the protein MSLKSVNDILGVLRQQAKWQEHPFQRLLQLWPDIVGKVAATHTRPLSIQRDVLQVATSSAAWAQNMTFGRTTLLLKLNQKLSEPLVDIRFSTKDWQPLPDYLQPKTVIPQEHPSYLGDVSRSRTQVTPSIKNANTAFASWAKTMQVRSHGLPLCPQCQSPTPPGELQRWQVCCVCAAKQF from the coding sequence ATGTCGTTGAAATCAGTTAATGATATTTTAGGCGTTCTGAGACAGCAGGCGAAATGGCAAGAACACCCATTTCAGCGCTTGCTCCAGTTATGGCCAGATATTGTCGGCAAAGTGGCTGCTACCCATACGCGACCATTATCAATTCAGCGTGATGTTTTGCAGGTCGCCACTTCTAGCGCTGCTTGGGCGCAGAACATGACATTTGGACGGACAACACTGCTTTTAAAGTTAAATCAAAAATTGTCTGAGCCTTTGGTGGATATTCGTTTTTCTACTAAAGATTGGCAGCCTCTTCCAGATTACTTACAGCCAAAAACCGTCATCCCACAGGAGCATCCCAGTTATCTGGGTGATGTCAGTCGTTCCCGCACTCAGGTTACACCCTCTATTAAAAACGCAAATACTGCTTTTGCATCTTGGGCTAAAACAATGCAAGTGCGATCGCATGGCTTACCCCTTTGTCCTCAGTGCCAATCTCCCACCCCACCCGGTGAACTCCAGCGTTGGCAAGTCTGTTGTGTTTGTGCTGCGAAGCAGTTTTAG
- a CDS encoding SPOR domain-containing protein — protein MSQNPLIGSETTSSKTSGLKPPLAAALATLEVPIDQELARFRRTRIGVRIQNQSRMGSVISSQAPDLPVHRGTEGKITPRVANNTEITPAFILNETPQENPTSTPVKPDDFNLVSDSESIKTEIPQSSTNLSSSIVPAVVDADQNEHLAPANDHPSQPDDYLESSEALLRSLTDEQQSTEKPSNSNDSLLSPLGIGSMLLLLVASITLGYVMFNPNSQDGSGFNLGRLFQTESSPNSEENTVEVGSNTQVQAQPELTPILKYPNLAAKEFPEVRNPTDVVGLQPKVKPTPSPIVTQAPVIPPQMESLPQLQPVIPVDVPPTSRAEITPPLSAAATNLPNANAKLKPAADGFYHIVMDNQSDRALSNAQKVVPDAYLSPGQTLIYLAAVKTPEEAQQRVQKLQSQGIKARVQQP, from the coding sequence ATGAGTCAAAATCCCCTGATCGGTTCCGAAACCACTTCATCTAAAACATCTGGCTTGAAGCCACCATTAGCGGCAGCGTTAGCGACTTTAGAAGTACCTATAGATCAAGAGTTAGCACGATTCCGACGGACACGAATTGGTGTCAGGATACAGAATCAATCGCGGATGGGAAGTGTCATCAGCAGTCAAGCCCCAGATTTGCCGGTTCATCGGGGGACAGAGGGCAAAATTACACCAAGGGTTGCCAACAATACAGAAATTACCCCTGCATTTATACTGAATGAGACTCCGCAAGAGAACCCAACATCTACTCCCGTCAAACCTGATGATTTCAACTTAGTCTCTGATTCCGAGTCTATCAAAACCGAAATTCCCCAGTCCTCAACAAATTTGTCCAGCAGTATTGTCCCTGCGGTGGTTGATGCTGATCAAAATGAACATCTCGCCCCAGCAAATGATCATCCCTCACAACCAGATGATTACTTGGAATCGAGTGAAGCACTATTGCGAAGTTTAACAGATGAACAACAGTCTACAGAAAAGCCGAGTAATTCCAATGATAGTTTGCTATCACCTTTGGGTATTGGCTCGATGTTACTGCTATTAGTGGCCAGTATCACCCTGGGTTACGTCATGTTCAATCCTAATTCTCAAGACGGGTCTGGGTTTAATCTCGGTAGATTATTTCAAACTGAATCATCTCCGAACAGTGAGGAAAATACTGTGGAAGTGGGAAGTAACACCCAAGTTCAAGCTCAACCAGAACTGACACCTATACTGAAGTATCCTAATTTGGCAGCGAAAGAATTTCCAGAGGTGAGAAACCCGACTGATGTAGTTGGTTTACAACCCAAAGTTAAACCCACACCCAGCCCGATCGTTACCCAAGCACCAGTCATTCCTCCACAGATGGAATCATTACCACAGTTACAGCCTGTAATTCCTGTAGATGTACCCCCCACTTCTAGAGCGGAAATCACCCCACCTTTATCTGCGGCCGCGACAAATCTACCCAATGCTAATGCCAAACTCAAACCAGCAGCAGATGGGTTTTATCATATAGTGATGGATAATCAAAGCGATCGCGCACTCTCTAATGCCCAAAAAGTAGTTCCCGATGCTTACTTATCGCCTGGACAAACTTTGATTTATCTGGCTGCGGTCAAAACGCCAGAGGAAGCACAACAAAGGGTGCAAAAGCTACAGTCCCAGGGTATCAAAGCTAGGGTTCAGCAGCCATGA
- a CDS encoding PspA/IM30 family protein, producing MEFIKRILRIIRANINSLIGNAEDPEKILQQAVIEMQENLVQLRQGVAQAIATQKRTERQATAAKTTSEEWYRRAQLALQQGNEVLAREALTKRKAYQGTATALFSQIEQQNDVVARLKKDMRSLELKMGEAKTKKDMYIARARSAEASVRLQDLLDTSSATSSLNAFERMEDKVLQIEAQSEAIAQLGTDDLQKQFDSLESAGDIDSELAAMKGQMLDAGENPQPQKLPKSQDS from the coding sequence ATGGAATTTATCAAGCGTATCCTGCGGATAATTCGCGCTAACATCAATAGTCTGATCGGGAATGCGGAAGACCCCGAAAAAATTCTGCAACAAGCTGTGATCGAGATGCAGGAAAACTTGGTGCAATTGCGACAAGGGGTAGCCCAAGCGATCGCTACTCAAAAACGCACGGAACGTCAAGCCACGGCGGCAAAAACAACTTCAGAAGAATGGTATCGCCGCGCTCAATTGGCACTACAACAAGGTAATGAAGTTTTAGCACGGGAAGCTCTAACTAAACGCAAAGCTTACCAAGGAACTGCTACGGCGCTATTTAGTCAAATAGAACAGCAAAATGATGTGGTCGCTAGACTGAAAAAGGATATGCGATCGCTAGAGTTAAAAATGGGCGAGGCTAAAACCAAAAAAGATATGTATATCGCTCGCGCCCGTTCCGCTGAGGCTTCTGTGCGACTTCAGGATCTGCTCGATACTAGTTCCGCTACCAGTAGTCTCAATGCCTTTGAGCGCATGGAAGATAAAGTTTTGCAAATCGAAGCGCAATCAGAAGCGATCGCCCAACTCGGTACTGATGACCTGCAAAAACAATTTGACTCCCTAGAATCCGCTGGTGACATCGATAGCGAACTAGCCGCGATGAAAGGACAGATGTTAGACGCAGGTGAAAATCCACAGCCACAAAAGTTACCGAAAAGTCAAGACTCGTGA
- a CDS encoding PspA/IM30 family protein, whose protein sequence is MGLFDRIRRVVSSNLNDLVNKAEDPEKMLEQAILEMQEDLVQLRQGVAQAIAAQKRTEKQYNESQNEINKWQRNAQLALQKGDENLARQALERKKSFSDTGLALKTSLDQQTTQTETLKRNLIQLESKISEAKTKKEMLKARITSAKAQEQLEGMVRGMNSSSAMSAFERMEEKVLMQEARAQAGAELAGNDLETQFAQLESSDVDDELAAMKATLAPATPPNQAQLPPQTESTAANTAPNTAPKSNQAPEVVDSELEALRKQLDQL, encoded by the coding sequence ATGGGATTATTTGATCGAATTAGACGAGTAGTCAGTTCTAACCTCAACGACTTGGTTAATAAAGCTGAAGATCCGGAAAAAATGCTCGAACAAGCCATCCTGGAAATGCAGGAAGACTTGGTACAGTTGCGTCAGGGTGTAGCTCAGGCGATCGCCGCCCAAAAACGCACTGAGAAACAGTATAATGAATCGCAAAATGAAATCAACAAGTGGCAACGTAATGCTCAGTTAGCTCTACAAAAGGGCGATGAGAACCTAGCACGACAAGCCCTAGAACGCAAAAAAAGTTTTAGTGATACCGGACTGGCGCTGAAAACTAGCCTCGATCAGCAAACTACTCAAACTGAAACCCTCAAGCGCAACTTAATTCAGCTCGAAAGCAAGATTTCTGAAGCCAAGACCAAAAAAGAAATGCTCAAAGCTCGGATTACCTCCGCCAAAGCCCAAGAGCAACTTGAAGGTATGGTGCGTGGGATGAATAGCAGCAGCGCTATGTCCGCATTTGAGCGCATGGAAGAAAAAGTCTTGATGCAAGAAGCTCGCGCCCAAGCAGGTGCAGAGTTAGCAGGTAATGATTTAGAAACCCAATTTGCTCAGTTGGAAAGTAGTGATGTTGATGATGAATTGGCAGCAATGAAGGCTACGCTAGCACCTGCGACTCCACCCAATCAAGCCCAACTACCACCGCAAACAGAAAGCACCGCAGCCAATACCGCTCCTAATACCGCTCCCAAATCTAATCAAGCGCCGGAAGTGGTGGATTCTGAATTGGAAGCCCTACGCAAGCAATTAGATCAATTGTAA
- a CDS encoding thioredoxin family protein: MSKGVITITDSEFETEVLQAEQPVLLYFWASWCGPCQLMSPLINLAATKYSDRLKIVKIEVDPNPMTVKQYQVEGVPALRLVQGEKVLASTEGAIGKEKLLNFLDTHLSSN, translated from the coding sequence ATGAGTAAGGGTGTAATCACCATAACTGATAGTGAATTTGAAACTGAAGTATTGCAAGCCGAGCAACCTGTATTGCTTTACTTTTGGGCTTCCTGGTGTGGCCCTTGTCAATTGATGTCGCCACTAATTAACCTAGCAGCTACCAAATACAGCGATCGCCTAAAAATTGTCAAAATCGAAGTCGATCCTAACCCGATGACTGTGAAACAGTATCAGGTAGAAGGCGTACCAGCTTTGAGACTAGTTCAAGGAGAAAAAGTATTAGCATCCACAGAAGGAGCTATTGGCAAAGAAAAATTACTCAACTTCTTGGATACTCACTTAAGTAGTAATTAG
- a CDS encoding LL-diaminopimelate aminotransferase yields MQFAKRLQPLQSNVFADMDKAKAVALSAGRQLIDLSLGSSDLPASPHVIEAIAKSLHDPSTHGYLLFHGTQAFRQAAADWYEQKFGIKVDPETEVLPLIGSQEGTAHLPLALLNPGDFALLQDPGYPSHAGGVYLASGQIYPMPLLAENNFLPVFAEIPADVLAQSRMMVLSYPHNPTAAIAPLAFFQEAVDFCQQHDLALVHDFPYVDLVFGETGDIPNTRSLVPSVLQADPEKSVSIEFFTLSKSYNMGGFRIGYAIGNAELIKALRQVKAAVDFNQYRGILNGAIAAFTGPQAGVADAVNTFRKRRDAFITALHRIGWQVPTPKGTMYIWAKLPSPWNQNSVEFCTQLVKQTGVAASPGAGFGKSGEGYVRFALVHEPPLLETAVKRIAEFL; encoded by the coding sequence ATGCAATTTGCTAAACGTTTACAACCCCTGCAATCCAATGTATTTGCTGATATGGACAAAGCTAAGGCTGTGGCTTTATCAGCAGGAAGGCAGTTAATTGATCTGTCTTTGGGGTCTTCTGATTTACCAGCCAGTCCCCACGTGATTGAGGCGATCGCCAAATCTCTCCACGATCCCAGTACCCACGGTTACTTGTTGTTTCATGGTACTCAAGCATTTCGCCAAGCCGCAGCTGACTGGTATGAACAAAAATTCGGTATTAAAGTTGACCCAGAAACTGAAGTCCTACCCCTGATTGGTTCCCAGGAAGGTACAGCCCACCTACCCTTAGCACTGCTTAACCCCGGAGATTTTGCGCTGTTGCAAGATCCAGGCTATCCATCCCACGCTGGGGGAGTCTATCTGGCTAGTGGTCAAATATACCCAATGCCACTCCTGGCAGAAAACAATTTTTTACCAGTATTTGCTGAGATTCCGGCGGATGTTTTGGCACAATCGCGGATGATGGTATTGAGCTATCCTCATAATCCCACGGCGGCGATCGCACCTTTAGCTTTTTTCCAAGAAGCTGTGGACTTCTGTCAGCAACATGATCTCGCCTTAGTTCACGATTTCCCCTATGTAGATTTGGTATTTGGGGAAACTGGGGATATACCCAATACCCGCTCCTTAGTTCCTTCTGTGCTGCAAGCTGATCCAGAGAAAAGCGTCTCGATTGAATTTTTTACCCTTTCCAAATCCTACAATATGGGCGGCTTCCGTATCGGTTACGCCATCGGTAATGCCGAGTTAATTAAGGCTTTACGCCAAGTCAAAGCAGCCGTTGATTTTAATCAGTATCGGGGAATTTTGAATGGTGCGATCGCCGCCTTCACAGGCCCTCAAGCCGGAGTCGCAGATGCCGTGAATACCTTCCGTAAACGGCGTGATGCTTTTATTACAGCTTTACATCGCATCGGTTGGCAAGTTCCCACTCCCAAAGGCACAATGTACATTTGGGCTAAGTTACCCTCTCCCTGGAATCAAAATTCAGTGGAATTCTGTACTCAGTTAGTCAAACAAACTGGTGTCGCTGCTTCCCCTGGTGCTGGCTTTGGCAAATCCGGAGAAGGATATGTCCGCTTTGCTTTGGTGCATGAACCACCTTTGTTAGAAACTGCTGTCAAAAGAATTGCCGAATTTTTGTAG